In one Rhopalosiphum padi isolate XX-2018 chromosome 3, ASM2088224v1, whole genome shotgun sequence genomic region, the following are encoded:
- the LOC132926913 gene encoding talin-1-like isoform X1, which translates to MATLSLRISIVERDVTKTMQFDPTISVYNACRLIREKISEANLDQPKDYGLFLADEDIKKGVWLEPGRNLEYYILRNGDLLEYRKKMRTLKVHMLDGTLKTLLVDDSQPVANLMVVICTKIGITNHDEYSLVRETPEEEVENKANFGTLTLKRRKEDREREKDAKMEQLRKKLKTDDEVNWVDPSKTLREQGIDEGEPVLLRRKFFFSDGNIDSHDPVQLNLLYVQARDAILDGTHPVTEELALQLAGIQTHIQFGNYCETKHRPPFLDLKEFLPQSYTKIKGIEKKIFSEHKNHVGLSELDAKVLYTKTARSLPTYGVTFFLVKEKMKGKNKLVPRLLGVTKDSVLRLDERTKEILKTWPLTTVRRWGASPNTFTLDFGDYSDQYYSVQTTEAEQILQLISGYIDIILKKKKSKDHFGIEGDEGSTMVEDSISPLKATILQHESSQFGKVNTESVAKPAVMRAGAEGARPYGLGHVGNAQYTTVSGRINVSHTPSVGPQNKQIKVLSAPQKALCMTISNSQEIITTIEKELISKAVIPEFGNDAASTKLKETTIDSNKQNISSQIAAMNAATAQVVTLTSGDIDYSSVEQAITSITTNLPEMSQGVRVLAALTPSGDHLLDAARKLCSAFTDLLKAVQPDSNTGRQNLLNAASKVGEASQQVLTQIGDDGADESRDILLSLAKAVANTTAALVVKAKNVAATVEPQHQSNVISAATTCALTTSQLVACTKVVAGTVENPSCKEQLMAAAREVVNAVEDLVSVCNLTQHENNKHLLQELSDAAYQVTTTLNQLLNRLTSASRAVGESLSNLVDVCTSPVSKEKRFNTEKTFQVQEYSNSSNDTGFIDQTNSSMNTSENLLDISTLTKRYEYNHDTQINNQNYGYHKSTHDYQLQNTMTEIEKQQILHKLSSTGTRGTQACVNAASTVSGIIGDLDTTILFATAGTLHAENENETFSDHRENILKTAKALVEDTKTLVTGAASSQEQLAVAAQNAVSTIIQLADVVKFGAASLGANNPEAQVMLINAVKDVATALGDLIQATKAASGKNINDPSMNELKESAKVMVTNVTSLLKTVKAVEDEHTRGTRALESTIEVIGQEIRALNSTETFKSTATVEELIRCTKPITMATAKAVSAGNSGKQEDVIVAANMGRKAISDLLTVCRGCSNTIENADLKERTLQAGYNISQEYRKLLQTVLFIISKPNSSSDSKHMLQTISRMIAQYVTELISVTETIKGNDWVSPEDPTIIAENELLGAAESIDAAAKKLASLRPRKSVNVEAADASWNFDEVILEAAKSIAAATSALVKAASAAQRELIDSGKVSRRPLTSSDDGQWSEGLISASRLVAAATHSLVESANALVQGISSEEKLISSAKQVASSTAQLLVSCKVKADPDSASTKRLLAAGNAVKRATDNLVKAAQQAIQNDEERSLVLSKRMVGGIAQEINARSEVLRIERELEEARQRLVVIRQAKYKAKGDDSSPTELLENDSSFEHHLNGSRTSADNYINSSLDENGDNIQANAYNVYKLLNNSNDQTSLNTFNETFHSGTNKLYTYNSAGLSPKNVFNKSSSLTTKNSTVKYNCSSTISNNTTTTTKSYTVNE; encoded by the exons ATGGCGACGCTATCGCTGAGGATATCCATCGTCGAACGAGATGTCACCAAAACGATGCAATTCGATCCGACCATATCGGTGTACAACGCTTGCCGACTGATCAGAGAAAAGATATCCGAGGCCAATCTAGATCAAC CAAAAGATTATGGATTATTTTTAGCTGACGAAGACATAAAGAAAGGAGTTTGGTTAGAACCTGGAcgtaatttagaatattatatactgagAAATGGG GACTTGTTGGAATATCGGAAAAAGATGAGAACATTAAAAGTGCACATGCTTGATGGAACATTAAAAACCCTTCTTGTTGATGATAGTCAACCAGTAGCAAATCTAATGGTTGTCATTTGCACAAAAATTG gaatCACTAACCATGATGAATATAGTCTTGTGAGAGAAACTCCAGAAGAAGAAGTTGAGAATAAAGCAAATTTTGGAACATTGACATTAAAAAGACGAAAAGAAGATCGTGAACGTGAAAAAGATGCTAAAATGGAacaattgagaaaaaaattaaaaacagatgATGaag tcaACTGGGTTGATCCATCTAAAACTTTAAGAGAACAAGGCATTGACGAGGGCGAACCTGTATTATTAAGAAGGAAATTTTTCTTCTCTGATGGTAACATTGATTCCCATGATCcagtacaattaaatttattatatgttcag GCAAGAGACGCAATTTTAGATGGAACACACCCAGTAACAGAAGAACTTGCTCTACAACTTGCTGGTATTCAAACACATATTCAATTTGGAAATTACTGTGAAACAAAACATCGTCCCCCATTTTTAga tctgAAGGAATTTTTGCCTCAAtcttacacaaaaataaaaggtatagaaaaaaaaatattttctgagcACAAAAATCATGTAGGCTTATCTGAATTGGATGCAAAAGTTCTTTATACCAAAACTGCAAGATCATTACCTACATATGGAGTAACATTTTTCTTAGTTAAA gaaaaaatgaaaggaaaaaataaattagttcctCGTCTTTTGGGAGTGACAAAAGATTCAGTTTTACGTTTGGATGAAAGAACCAAAGAGATATTAAAAACTTGGCCTCTAACAACAGTAAGGAGATGGGGAGCCTCTCCAAATACATTCACATTAGACTTTGGAGATTATTCAGATCAATATTATTCTGTACAAACTACAGAAGCAGAACAAATACTTCAATTAATATCtggttatattgatattattctgaaaaaa aaaaagTCTAAAGATCATTTTGGTATTGAGGGAGATGAAGGTTCAACTATGGTAGAAGATAGTATTTCACCACTTAA GGCTACAATTTTACAACATGAAAGTAGTCAATTTGGAAAAGTTAACACTGAATCAGTTGCAAAGCCTGCAGTAATGAGAGCAGGAGCTGAAG gtGCTCGTCCCTATGGACTGGGACACGTCGGAAATGCTCAGTATACTACAGTTAGTGGACGAATAAATGTATCCCATACACCATCAGTG GGAccacaaaataaacaaattaaggTATTAAGTGCTCCACAAAAAGCATTGTGTATGACAATATCAAATAGTCaagaaataataactactaTTGAGAAAGAGTTGATATCAAAAGCTGTTATTCCTGAGTTTGGTAACGATGCA GCTTCAACTAAATTGAAAGAGACTACAATAGActcaaataaacaaaatattagttCCCAGATTGCAGCTATGAATGCTGCTACTGCTCAAGTAGTCACCTTGACTTCAG gAGATATTGACTATTCTAGCGTCGAACAAGCTATTACATCTATTACTACAAATTTACCAGAAATGAGTCAGGGTGTACGTGTTTTGGCTGCTTTAACCCCTTCTGGTGATCATTTATTAGATGCTGCCCGTAAATTGTGCTCTGCTTTTACTGACCTTTTGAAAGCTGTCCAACCTGATTCAAATACT GGACGTCAAAATCTACTGAATGCTGCTAGTAAAGTTGGTGAGGCTTCTCAACAAGTATTGACACAGATTGGTGATGATGGGGCTGACGAATCTCGTGATATTTTATTGAGCTTGGCTAAGGCGGTAGCTAATACAACAGCTGCTCTTGTTGTTAAAGCTAAAAATGTTGCAGCAACTGTTGAACCACAACATCAGTCGAATGTTATTAGTGCCGCAACTACATGTGCACTTACAACTTCACAGCTAGTAGCTTGTACAAAA GTAGTTGCTGGTACTGTAGAAAATCCAAGTTGCAAAGAACAGTTAATGGCAGCCGCTAGAGAAGTGGTTAATGCAGTAGAAGATCTAGTTTCGGTGTGTAATTTAACTCAGcacgaaaataataaacatttattacaagAACTTTCGGATGCAGCATATCAAGTTACTACTACATTAAATCAATTACTCAATAGACTTACAAGCGCATCCAG AGCTGTTGGAGAAAGTTTGAGCAATTTGGTAGATGTGTGCACATCTCCTGTTTCAAAAGAAAAGAGATTCAACACTGAGAAAACTTTTCAAGTTCAAGAGTATTCAAATTCATCCAACGACACTGGCTTTATTGATCAGACTAATTCATCGATGAATACTA gtgaaaatttattagatatttcaaCTTTGACAAAACGGTATGAGTATAACCATGATACACAGATAAATAACCAAAATTATGGATATCACAAGTCAACACATGATTACCAGCTTCAAAACACTATGACAGAAATTGAAAAGcaacaa ATATTGCACAAATTATCATCTACTGGAACACGCGGTACCCAAGCTTGTGTAAATGCAGCTAGTACAGTATCTGGTATTATTGGTGATCTAGATACAACAATACTCTTTGCTACAGCTGGAACTCTTCACgctgaaaatgaaaatgaaacattttctGACCACCgagagaatattttaaaaactgctAAGGCATTAGTAGAAGATACTAAAACTTTGGTTACTg GTGCGGCTTCCTCACAGGAACAGCTAGCAGTTGCCGCTCAAAATGCTGTttctacaataatacaattggcTGATGTAGTTAAGTTTGGTGCAGCATCTTTGGGAGCTAACAATCCAGAAGCCCAA GTTATGTTAATCAACGCTGTAAAAGATGTAGCCACCGCATTAGGAGATCTAATTCAAGCAACAAAAGCTGCTTCTGGGAAAAATATCAATGACCCATCAATGAATGAACTTAAAGAAAGTGCTAAA GTAATGGTGACAAATGTAACTTCGcttttaaaaactgtaaagGCGGTGGAAGACGAACACACACGTGGAACAAGAGCTCTTGAATCAACTATTGAAGTTATTGGCCAAGAAATTCgg GCCTTAAACTCGACTGAAACATTCAAATCAACAGCTACTGTTGAAGAGTTGATACGTTGTACAAAACCAATAACAATGGCTACAGCAAAAGCTGTTTCGGCTGGTAACAGTGGTAAACAAGAAGATGTTATTGTTGCCGCAAACATGGGACGTAAAGCTATATCAGATTTATTGACTGTTTGCAGG gGATGCAGTAACACTATTGAAAATGCTGATTTGAAAGAAAGAACATTACAAGCTGGGTATAATATCTCTCAAGAATACAGAAAGTTGTTACAGActgtattgtttataatatctaaaccAAATTCAAGTTCTGATTCTAAGCACATGTTACAAACAATTTCTCGTATGATCGCACAATATGTTACTGAATTGATATCTGTAACCGAAACCATCAAAG GTAATGATTGGGTCAGTCCTGAAGATCCTACTATAATTGCGGAGAACGAATTATTAGGTGCTGCTGAATCTATTGATGCTGCTGCAAAAAAACTTGCCAGTTTACGTCCCAGGAAATCAGTCAATGTG GAAGCGGCAGATGCATCATGGAATTTCGATGAAGTGATTTTGGAAGCAGCTAAATCCATTGCTGCTGCCACATCAGCATTAGTGAAAGCAGCATCAGCTGCTCAACGTGAATTAATTGATTCTGGAAAA GTCAGTCGCAGACCTTTGACCAGTTCAGATGATGGTCAATGGTCAGAAGGTCTGATATCAGCTTCTCGTTTAGTGGCTGCTGCCACCCACAGTCTAGTGGAATCAGCAAATGCATTAGTGCAAGGGATATCTAGTGAAGAAAAGCTGATTTCATCAGCAAAACAGGTGGCTTCGTCGACTGCACAGTTGTTAGTGTCGTGCAAGGTTAAAGCTGATCCTGATAGTGCGTCCACAAAAAGATTATTG gcGGCTGGAAACGCTGTGAAACGTGCGACGGATAACCTGGTTAAAGCAGCCCAACAGGCTATTCAAAACGATGAAGAACGAAGTCTGGTTCTTAGTAAACGTATGGTGGGAGGAATCGCGCAAGAAATCAATGCTAG ATCAGAAGTATTGAGGATCGAACGTGAGTTAGAAGAGGCCCGTCAACGGTTGGTTGTTATTAGGCAAGCTAAGTACAAAGCTAAAGGCGATGACTCGAGTCCTACAGAACTGTTGGAAAATGATTCATCTTTCGAACATCATTTAAATGGCAGCAG aacCTCTGCTGATAACTACATCAACAGTAGTTTGGACGAGAATGGAGACAACATTCAGGCAAATGCCTATAACGTGTACAAGCTCCTCAATAACTCGAATGATCAAACTAGTCTGAACACTTTTAACGAAACTTTCCACTCGGGCACgaataaattgtatacgtaCAATTCAGCAG gCTTGAGCCCCAAAAATGTGTTTAACAAATCCTCCTCATTGACCACCAAGAACAGTACAGTAAAGTACAATTGCTCATCTACTATCAGCAAcaacacaacaacaacaaccaaATCATACACAGTCAACGAATGA
- the LOC132926913 gene encoding talin-1-like isoform X2, protein MATLSLRISIVERDVTKTMQFDPTISVYNACRLIREKISEANLDQPKDYGLFLADEDIKKGVWLEPGRNLEYYILRNGDLLEYRKKMRTLKVHMLDGTLKTLLVDDSQPVANLMVVICTKIGITNHDEYSLVRETPEEEVENKANFGTLTLKRRKEDREREKDAKMEQLRKKLKTDDEVNWVDPSKTLREQGIDEGEPVLLRRKFFFSDGNIDSHDPVQLNLLYVQARDAILDGTHPVTEELALQLAGIQTHIQFGNYCETKHRPPFLDLKEFLPQSYTKIKGIEKKIFSEHKNHVGLSELDAKVLYTKTARSLPTYGVTFFLVKEKMKGKNKLVPRLLGVTKDSVLRLDERTKEILKTWPLTTVRRWGASPNTFTLDFGDYSDQYYSVQTTEAEQILQLISGYIDIILKKKKSKDHFGIEGDEGSTMVEDSISPLKATILQHESSQFGKVNTESVAKPAVMRAGAEGARPYGLGHVGNAQYTTVSGRINVSHTPSVGPQNKQIKVLSAPQKALCMTISNSQEIITTIEKELISKAVIPEFGNDAASTKLKETTIDSNKQNISSQIAAMNAATAQVVTLTSGDIDYSSVEQAITSITTNLPEMSQGVRVLAALTPSGDHLLDAARKLCSAFTDLLKAVQPDSNTGRQNLLNAASKVGEASQQVLTQIGDDGADESRDILLSLAKAVANTTAALVVKAKNVAATVEPQHQSNVISAATTCALTTSQLVACTKVVAGTVENPSCKEQLMAAAREVVNAVEDLVSVCNLTQHENNKHLLQELSDAAYQVTTTLNQLLNRLTSASRAVGESLSNLVDVCTSPVSKEKRFNTEKTFQVQEYSNSSNDTGFIDQTNSSMNTSENLLDISTLTKRYEYNHDTQINNQNYGYHKSTHDYQLQNTMTEIEKQQILHKLSSTGTRGTQACVNAASTVSGIIGDLDTTILFATAGTLHAENENETFSDHRENILKTAKALVEDTKTLVTGAASSQEQLAVAAQNAVSTIIQLADVVKFGAASLGANNPEAQVMLINAVKDVATALGDLIQATKAASGKNINDPSMNELKESAKVMVTNVTSLLKTVKAVEDEHTRGTRALESTIEVIGQEIRALNSTETFKSTATVEELIRCTKPITMATAKAVSAGNSGKQEDVIVAANMGRKAISDLLTVCRGCSNTIENADLKERTLQAGYNISQEYRKLLQTVLFIISKPNSSSDSKHMLQTISRMIAQYVTELISVTETIKGNDWVSPEDPTIIAENELLGAAESIDAAAKKLASLRPRKSVNVEAADASWNFDEVILEAAKSIAAATSALVKAASAAQRELIDSGKVSRRPLTSSDDGQWSEGLISASRLVAAATHSLVESANALVQGISSEEKLISSAKQVASSTAQLLVSCKVKADPDSASTKRLLAAGNAVKRATDNLVKAAQQAIQNDEERSLVLSKRMVGGIAQEINARSEVLRIERELEEARQRLVVIRQAKYKAKGDDSSPTELLENDSSFEHHLNGSRLEPQKCV, encoded by the exons ATGGCGACGCTATCGCTGAGGATATCCATCGTCGAACGAGATGTCACCAAAACGATGCAATTCGATCCGACCATATCGGTGTACAACGCTTGCCGACTGATCAGAGAAAAGATATCCGAGGCCAATCTAGATCAAC CAAAAGATTATGGATTATTTTTAGCTGACGAAGACATAAAGAAAGGAGTTTGGTTAGAACCTGGAcgtaatttagaatattatatactgagAAATGGG GACTTGTTGGAATATCGGAAAAAGATGAGAACATTAAAAGTGCACATGCTTGATGGAACATTAAAAACCCTTCTTGTTGATGATAGTCAACCAGTAGCAAATCTAATGGTTGTCATTTGCACAAAAATTG gaatCACTAACCATGATGAATATAGTCTTGTGAGAGAAACTCCAGAAGAAGAAGTTGAGAATAAAGCAAATTTTGGAACATTGACATTAAAAAGACGAAAAGAAGATCGTGAACGTGAAAAAGATGCTAAAATGGAacaattgagaaaaaaattaaaaacagatgATGaag tcaACTGGGTTGATCCATCTAAAACTTTAAGAGAACAAGGCATTGACGAGGGCGAACCTGTATTATTAAGAAGGAAATTTTTCTTCTCTGATGGTAACATTGATTCCCATGATCcagtacaattaaatttattatatgttcag GCAAGAGACGCAATTTTAGATGGAACACACCCAGTAACAGAAGAACTTGCTCTACAACTTGCTGGTATTCAAACACATATTCAATTTGGAAATTACTGTGAAACAAAACATCGTCCCCCATTTTTAga tctgAAGGAATTTTTGCCTCAAtcttacacaaaaataaaaggtatagaaaaaaaaatattttctgagcACAAAAATCATGTAGGCTTATCTGAATTGGATGCAAAAGTTCTTTATACCAAAACTGCAAGATCATTACCTACATATGGAGTAACATTTTTCTTAGTTAAA gaaaaaatgaaaggaaaaaataaattagttcctCGTCTTTTGGGAGTGACAAAAGATTCAGTTTTACGTTTGGATGAAAGAACCAAAGAGATATTAAAAACTTGGCCTCTAACAACAGTAAGGAGATGGGGAGCCTCTCCAAATACATTCACATTAGACTTTGGAGATTATTCAGATCAATATTATTCTGTACAAACTACAGAAGCAGAACAAATACTTCAATTAATATCtggttatattgatattattctgaaaaaa aaaaagTCTAAAGATCATTTTGGTATTGAGGGAGATGAAGGTTCAACTATGGTAGAAGATAGTATTTCACCACTTAA GGCTACAATTTTACAACATGAAAGTAGTCAATTTGGAAAAGTTAACACTGAATCAGTTGCAAAGCCTGCAGTAATGAGAGCAGGAGCTGAAG gtGCTCGTCCCTATGGACTGGGACACGTCGGAAATGCTCAGTATACTACAGTTAGTGGACGAATAAATGTATCCCATACACCATCAGTG GGAccacaaaataaacaaattaaggTATTAAGTGCTCCACAAAAAGCATTGTGTATGACAATATCAAATAGTCaagaaataataactactaTTGAGAAAGAGTTGATATCAAAAGCTGTTATTCCTGAGTTTGGTAACGATGCA GCTTCAACTAAATTGAAAGAGACTACAATAGActcaaataaacaaaatattagttCCCAGATTGCAGCTATGAATGCTGCTACTGCTCAAGTAGTCACCTTGACTTCAG gAGATATTGACTATTCTAGCGTCGAACAAGCTATTACATCTATTACTACAAATTTACCAGAAATGAGTCAGGGTGTACGTGTTTTGGCTGCTTTAACCCCTTCTGGTGATCATTTATTAGATGCTGCCCGTAAATTGTGCTCTGCTTTTACTGACCTTTTGAAAGCTGTCCAACCTGATTCAAATACT GGACGTCAAAATCTACTGAATGCTGCTAGTAAAGTTGGTGAGGCTTCTCAACAAGTATTGACACAGATTGGTGATGATGGGGCTGACGAATCTCGTGATATTTTATTGAGCTTGGCTAAGGCGGTAGCTAATACAACAGCTGCTCTTGTTGTTAAAGCTAAAAATGTTGCAGCAACTGTTGAACCACAACATCAGTCGAATGTTATTAGTGCCGCAACTACATGTGCACTTACAACTTCACAGCTAGTAGCTTGTACAAAA GTAGTTGCTGGTACTGTAGAAAATCCAAGTTGCAAAGAACAGTTAATGGCAGCCGCTAGAGAAGTGGTTAATGCAGTAGAAGATCTAGTTTCGGTGTGTAATTTAACTCAGcacgaaaataataaacatttattacaagAACTTTCGGATGCAGCATATCAAGTTACTACTACATTAAATCAATTACTCAATAGACTTACAAGCGCATCCAG AGCTGTTGGAGAAAGTTTGAGCAATTTGGTAGATGTGTGCACATCTCCTGTTTCAAAAGAAAAGAGATTCAACACTGAGAAAACTTTTCAAGTTCAAGAGTATTCAAATTCATCCAACGACACTGGCTTTATTGATCAGACTAATTCATCGATGAATACTA gtgaaaatttattagatatttcaaCTTTGACAAAACGGTATGAGTATAACCATGATACACAGATAAATAACCAAAATTATGGATATCACAAGTCAACACATGATTACCAGCTTCAAAACACTATGACAGAAATTGAAAAGcaacaa ATATTGCACAAATTATCATCTACTGGAACACGCGGTACCCAAGCTTGTGTAAATGCAGCTAGTACAGTATCTGGTATTATTGGTGATCTAGATACAACAATACTCTTTGCTACAGCTGGAACTCTTCACgctgaaaatgaaaatgaaacattttctGACCACCgagagaatattttaaaaactgctAAGGCATTAGTAGAAGATACTAAAACTTTGGTTACTg GTGCGGCTTCCTCACAGGAACAGCTAGCAGTTGCCGCTCAAAATGCTGTttctacaataatacaattggcTGATGTAGTTAAGTTTGGTGCAGCATCTTTGGGAGCTAACAATCCAGAAGCCCAA GTTATGTTAATCAACGCTGTAAAAGATGTAGCCACCGCATTAGGAGATCTAATTCAAGCAACAAAAGCTGCTTCTGGGAAAAATATCAATGACCCATCAATGAATGAACTTAAAGAAAGTGCTAAA GTAATGGTGACAAATGTAACTTCGcttttaaaaactgtaaagGCGGTGGAAGACGAACACACACGTGGAACAAGAGCTCTTGAATCAACTATTGAAGTTATTGGCCAAGAAATTCgg GCCTTAAACTCGACTGAAACATTCAAATCAACAGCTACTGTTGAAGAGTTGATACGTTGTACAAAACCAATAACAATGGCTACAGCAAAAGCTGTTTCGGCTGGTAACAGTGGTAAACAAGAAGATGTTATTGTTGCCGCAAACATGGGACGTAAAGCTATATCAGATTTATTGACTGTTTGCAGG gGATGCAGTAACACTATTGAAAATGCTGATTTGAAAGAAAGAACATTACAAGCTGGGTATAATATCTCTCAAGAATACAGAAAGTTGTTACAGActgtattgtttataatatctaaaccAAATTCAAGTTCTGATTCTAAGCACATGTTACAAACAATTTCTCGTATGATCGCACAATATGTTACTGAATTGATATCTGTAACCGAAACCATCAAAG GTAATGATTGGGTCAGTCCTGAAGATCCTACTATAATTGCGGAGAACGAATTATTAGGTGCTGCTGAATCTATTGATGCTGCTGCAAAAAAACTTGCCAGTTTACGTCCCAGGAAATCAGTCAATGTG GAAGCGGCAGATGCATCATGGAATTTCGATGAAGTGATTTTGGAAGCAGCTAAATCCATTGCTGCTGCCACATCAGCATTAGTGAAAGCAGCATCAGCTGCTCAACGTGAATTAATTGATTCTGGAAAA GTCAGTCGCAGACCTTTGACCAGTTCAGATGATGGTCAATGGTCAGAAGGTCTGATATCAGCTTCTCGTTTAGTGGCTGCTGCCACCCACAGTCTAGTGGAATCAGCAAATGCATTAGTGCAAGGGATATCTAGTGAAGAAAAGCTGATTTCATCAGCAAAACAGGTGGCTTCGTCGACTGCACAGTTGTTAGTGTCGTGCAAGGTTAAAGCTGATCCTGATAGTGCGTCCACAAAAAGATTATTG gcGGCTGGAAACGCTGTGAAACGTGCGACGGATAACCTGGTTAAAGCAGCCCAACAGGCTATTCAAAACGATGAAGAACGAAGTCTGGTTCTTAGTAAACGTATGGTGGGAGGAATCGCGCAAGAAATCAATGCTAG ATCAGAAGTATTGAGGATCGAACGTGAGTTAGAAGAGGCCCGTCAACGGTTGGTTGTTATTAGGCAAGCTAAGTACAAAGCTAAAGGCGATGACTCGAGTCCTACAGAACTGTTGGAAAATGATTCATCTTTCGAACATCATTTAAATGGCAGCAG gCTTGAGCCCCAAAAATGTGTTTAA